CGGTCGCTGTATCAAGATTTTATAGGGCTCGTCTTCAGGCTTGTAACCATACGTGCGAATCTCCCCACCTACTTCCACTAAAAACGATTTAATTTTTCTAGACAGAAGGAAATCGTAAAGCACATCTACGGTATAACCTTGTGCAATGCCATTTAAATCAATTTCAACACGTTTGTCCTTCTTCCGAAGCTGCTTACCTCTGACTTTCAACTTATCCATCCCAACGTATGTTAAAGCAACTTTAACCGCATTAGAATCCGGTATGCCGACTGTCTTTTCTGGCCCGAAACCCCATATTGAAACTAAGGGCTTCACGGTTATATCAAATATCCCTTTCGATAGCTTATTGATTTGAAAAGATTTCTTCAGCACCGCTTGCATGTGATTATCCATCACAATCTCGCTGCTCGTATCGGAATTAAACTTGCTGATTAAGGAGCTTGGCTTATACAGCGACATAGACTGGTCGATGACCTGAAATATACTATCCAGTTGCGCTTTCTCAACTTGCTCGTCGTTGGCATAATAGCTGACAGCGTATGTCGTTCCTTGGGCATAACCTTCCAGGTTGAATCGCTGTAAACCAGAAATTGGCTGTTGCGCAAAGGCGCAACAACCAATTCCCATTATGCCGATCAGACCGAACCAGTTCAACACGGCTTTTAGATATATTTTTCTACATTATGTCCAGGGACAGCAACAGGATAGAATCCATCCGCATTCGGAACCACCTTTGGCATTGCATCCCATGCAAGACGCTCAGGCATCAAATCAATGTTAGATTTCATTGCCTCATCCCATTTAATAACTTTACCTGTATAAACGGCAATACGACCAATAATACCCGCTAAGCTGCTATAAGCGCCATATTCAGCATTATCAAATTTGTATTCTCCATTAGCGATCGCTGCAAATAACTCTTTGTGCTCCTGTTGGTAAGGGTTAGGATTTCCTTTGGTGTTATGTCTGTAAATCTCTTTTCCCTGTGCATCCCAAAGGATAGCTTGGTTGCTCGCCGATAGATAAACACGACCTTTTGTAGCTTGGAACGTCTCATCCACACGGTTTGAGATTCCTTCGAAGTGGCGACACTGGCTATATACCACCGTACCATCATCATAAGTCATCTCTAAAGCGAAGTTATCATAGATCTCTCCGTACTCTTTACCTGTTCTATGTGCTCTAGAGCCTGTACCTTGAATAGAAATAGGATACTTCCCTTTCACCCAGTTCGCGATGTCGATGTTGTGAACATGTTGTTCAACGATATGATCACCACATAGCCAGTTGAAGTAATACCAGTTACGCATTTGATATTCCATCTCCGTTTGTCCCGGCTTGCG
The DNA window shown above is from Sphingobacterium hotanense and carries:
- a CDS encoding FAD:protein FMN transferase, translated to MLNWFGLIGIMGIGCCAFAQQPISGLQRFNLEGYAQGTTYAVSYYANDEQVEKAQLDSIFQVIDQSMSLYKPSSLISKFNSDTSSEIVMDNHMQAVLKKSFQINKLSKGIFDITVKPLVSIWGFGPEKTVGIPDSNAVKVALTYVGMDKLKVRGKQLRKKDKRVEIDLNGIAQGYTVDVLYDFLLSRKIKSFLVEVGGEIRTYGYKPEDEPYKILIQRPDEAKEQRNYIIALHNKAVTTSGSYEKYRTVDNYRFSHHMDAKTGYPLKSSIITVTVIAENAMDADALDNVFMAMKPEDAVAFANSKNKIDIYLLYLDNGVVKEAYSKGFSKYIITN
- a CDS encoding Gfo/Idh/MocA family protein, whose amino-acid sequence is MENLNRRGFIKSSSGLVGAAALTSGVVGKVFAGGSDVIKIALIGCGGRGTGATFDAFASGQNIQLVAMADAFKDNLDKTYATLKEKFGDKVNVPDSRKYVGFDGYKAAIADADVVLLTTPPGFRPVHFAEAVRAGKHVFMEKSVATDIPGVRSVLETAKEARRKKLNVVVGLQRRYQNNYREAIQRIQDGAIGDVVSGQVYWNSGGVWVRPRKPGQTEMEYQMRNWYYFNWLCGDHIVEQHVHNIDIANWVKGKYPISIQGTGSRAHRTGKEYGEIYDNFALEMTYDDGTVVYSQCRHFEGISNRVDETFQATKGRVYLSASNQAILWDAQGKEIYRHNTKGNPNPYQQEHKELFAAIANGEYKFDNAEYGAYSSLAGIIGRIAVYTGKVIKWDEAMKSNIDLMPERLAWDAMPKVVPNADGFYPVAVPGHNVEKYI